One Microcebus murinus isolate Inina chromosome 9, M.murinus_Inina_mat1.0, whole genome shotgun sequence DNA window includes the following coding sequences:
- the LOC105873272 gene encoding serine protease 58-like: MKFIPLWALLNLPVVLAFNPDYVVADTPPYLVFLKSDYLPCAGALIHPLWVVTAAHCNLPKLRLIFGATIPSDLGERHLQVLDYEKLIYHPHFSVTSIEYDIMLIKLQTEVELNDYVKVVDLPYEAVPVNTMCNVSTWSYNICDMSKEPDLLQTVEISVISQNECRDAYKTHNIRENMLCVGIVPGRRQPCREVSAALAVCNGILQGIMSFADGCILRADVGIYAKLSNYRHWIEKVIQNN; encoded by the exons ATGAAGTTCATCCCCCTCTGGGCTCTCCTGAACCTGCCCG TTGTTTTGGCCTTTAATCCAGATTACGTAGTTGCCGACACTCCCCCCTATTTGGTCTTCCTGAAATCCGATTACTTGCCCTGCGCCGGAGCCCTGATCCACCCGCTGTGGGTGGTCACAGCCGCACACTGCAACTTACC AAAGCTTCGGTTGATATTTGGGGCTACAATCCCATCAGACCTCGGTGAAAGGCACCTGCAGGTGTTGGATTATGAGAAGCTGATTTACCATCCACACTTCTCAGTCACTTCTATTGAGTATGACATCATGTTAATCAAGCTGCAAACAGAAGTTGAACTCAATGACTATGTGAAAGTGGTTGACCTGCCCTACGAAGCTGTCCCTGTGAACACCATGTGCAATGTCTCCACCTGGAGCTACAACATATGTGATATGT cCAAGGAGCCTGACTTACTGCAAACTGTGGAAATCTCTGTAATCTCCCAAAATGAATGTCGTGATGCCTACAAAACCCACAACATCAGGGAAAACATGCTGTGTGTGGGCATCGTGCCAGGAAGGAGGCAGCCCTGCAGG GAAGTCTCAGCTGCCTTGGCAGTCTGCAACGGGATCCTTCAGggaatcatgtcttttgcagatGGATGTATTTTGAGAGCTGATGTTGGCATCTATGCCAAACTCTCTAACTATAGACACTGGATCGAAAAGGTAATACAAAACAACTGA